One genomic segment of Rhodothermales bacterium includes these proteins:
- a CDS encoding glycan-binding surface protein: protein MTARRSALSLLAPAALLVAVVMLPACVQFQPAVLYSGVEPAPVPERPRMLSLAVEPVVYEDQNDDTVWFQEDTNCTQGRVTQDVVYEGRRAVEVSWDRGAEGCDWAGLGFGWDGWAGKDLSQLLPYAAFEMQVRSKEGTMYGLPIVLTLEDYSGGMGFAYTDNKYFERTFIDEEWQKVVVPLSAFDMDVENLDATNVKQLMMELQGSGSIYLDDIQLVFYEAQEQEPWLVEAPRPSPTALPIQLFDDAFINSNGWGLVTDACQSIEPTQANPSTGSTALHLQWDVRPEGCYEAAMGVSWDRWYPVNLTPIFQRAAVQFDIRLPSGTASSLPIRVGLEDYSRQFLGATLDGRSTPSGQFTAEWQTVTIPLSDLRPGGRQLAASPATVGGAPTRGEFDVSNVKQLVFFMDEQGDVFIDNVRLVDTY from the coding sequence ATGACTGCCCGACGCTCCGCTCTTTCTCTGCTCGCCCCCGCCGCACTGCTCGTCGCGGTCGTGATGCTGCCCGCGTGCGTGCAGTTCCAGCCCGCCGTGCTCTACTCCGGCGTCGAGCCTGCGCCCGTGCCGGAGCGCCCGCGGATGCTGTCCCTCGCCGTCGAGCCCGTGGTGTACGAGGACCAGAACGACGACACGGTCTGGTTCCAGGAAGACACCAATTGCACCCAGGGCCGCGTCACGCAGGACGTCGTCTACGAAGGGCGGCGCGCGGTCGAGGTCTCGTGGGACCGCGGTGCCGAGGGCTGCGACTGGGCCGGGCTCGGATTCGGGTGGGACGGCTGGGCCGGCAAAGACCTCTCGCAGCTCCTCCCGTACGCCGCCTTCGAGATGCAGGTCCGCTCCAAAGAAGGCACGATGTACGGCCTGCCCATCGTCCTGACGCTGGAAGACTATTCGGGAGGGATGGGGTTCGCCTACACCGACAACAAGTACTTCGAGCGGACCTTCATCGACGAGGAGTGGCAGAAGGTGGTCGTGCCCCTGTCGGCCTTCGACATGGACGTGGAGAACCTCGACGCGACGAACGTGAAGCAGCTCATGATGGAGTTGCAGGGGAGCGGGAGCATCTACCTCGACGACATCCAACTGGTGTTCTACGAGGCACAGGAGCAGGAGCCCTGGCTCGTCGAAGCGCCGCGCCCGAGCCCGACGGCGCTCCCCATCCAACTCTTCGACGATGCGTTCATCAACAGCAACGGCTGGGGGCTCGTGACCGACGCGTGCCAGTCCATCGAGCCCACGCAGGCCAACCCGTCGACGGGATCTACGGCGCTACATTTGCAGTGGGACGTCCGGCCGGAGGGGTGCTACGAGGCCGCGATGGGTGTGAGCTGGGACCGGTGGTATCCGGTCAACCTGACGCCGATTTTTCAGCGGGCCGCAGTGCAGTTCGACATCCGCCTCCCATCGGGAACGGCCAGCAGCCTCCCAATCCGCGTCGGGCTGGAGGACTACAGCCGGCAGTTCTTGGGGGCCACGCTCGATGGCCGATCTACCCCGTCCGGTCAGTTCACGGCGGAGTGGCAGACCGTGACGATCCCCTTGAGTGACCTTCGCCCCGGTGGGCGCCAACTGGCAGCCAGTCCCGCGACTGTTGGGGGCGCCCCCACACGAGGCGAATTCGACGTGTCGAACGTCAAGCAACTCGTTTTCTTTATGGACGAGCAGGGGGACGTGTTCATCGACAACGTGCGGCTGGTGGACACCTACTAG
- a CDS encoding T9SS type A sorting domain-containing protein: MKHSLRHLSFTALVLLTAAAVVPHTASAQVVFDTFDDGDVANVSAFSGGAPEIGAGVGPIDGLGGAENTGLALGINPGGGGGFAGAAVVLAAGVDASASEYLTLYVRPTTVQASNLPLTLEINLQEDADGDGVYEGATEDEYQANYRLSLGSEYELVQIPLASFADDNSVNAGSDDGFDFSRVINVVFAFGGIPAGPEFALAFDEIGFSTGMTVANESDASGLPDAIVLGGAYPNPFTSLSRFDVTVERAQSVRVEVFDVLGRRVGVLHEGTLAAQTPHTFEIDGQDLPSGMYLYRVTGETAVQTRSLVLLK; this comes from the coding sequence ATGAAACACTCGCTACGGCACCTCTCCTTCACCGCGCTCGTGCTGCTGACCGCCGCTGCTGTCGTCCCGCACACGGCCTCGGCCCAAGTGGTCTTCGATACGTTCGACGACGGGGACGTGGCCAACGTCTCGGCGTTCTCCGGCGGCGCCCCCGAGATCGGCGCCGGCGTCGGGCCCATCGACGGGCTCGGCGGCGCCGAGAACACCGGGCTCGCGCTCGGGATCAACCCCGGCGGTGGCGGGGGCTTCGCCGGGGCCGCCGTCGTCCTCGCCGCCGGCGTCGACGCGAGCGCCTCGGAGTACCTCACGCTCTACGTCCGCCCGACGACGGTGCAGGCGTCGAACCTCCCGCTGACGCTCGAGATCAACCTCCAGGAGGACGCCGACGGCGACGGGGTGTACGAGGGGGCGACGGAGGACGAGTACCAGGCGAACTACCGGCTCTCGCTCGGGAGCGAGTACGAGCTCGTGCAGATCCCGCTGGCGTCGTTCGCCGACGACAACTCGGTGAACGCCGGGTCCGACGACGGCTTCGACTTCTCGCGCGTGATCAACGTGGTGTTCGCCTTCGGGGGGATCCCGGCCGGGCCCGAGTTCGCCCTCGCCTTCGACGAGATCGGGTTCAGTACCGGGATGACGGTCGCGAACGAGTCGGACGCCTCGGGCCTGCCGGACGCCATCGTTTTGGGCGGGGCGTACCCCAACCCGTTCACCTCGCTGTCGCGGTTCGACGTGACTGTGGAGCGCGCGCAGTCGGTGCGCGTCGAGGTGTTCGACGTGCTCGGGCGCCGGGTTGGCGTGCTGCACGAGGGGACGCTGGCGGCCCAGACCCCGCACACCTTCGAGATCGACGGGCAGGACTTGCCGAGCGGGATGTACCTCTACCGCGTCACGGGCGAAACCGCTGTGCAGACGCGCAGCCTCGTCCTGCTGAAATAA
- a CDS encoding LacI family DNA-binding transcriptional regulator, translating into MSATIRDVARRAGVSTATVSRVLNGTCPVHEDKRRLVLDASRALGYTPNLVARSLLSKKTGGLGVLLPFVGAEFFSEFLTGLDEAAQETGFFLMISTSHRHTDEFDAAMQAMDKRVDGMVIMAPELQPRDAASISETKGPVVFVNTYVDDPAFDVINFDNYGGGYALTQHLLGLGHRRIALIKGPVHARDAEERTRGYRAAMAEAGFADTSRLEYQGEYTREGGYGAARVLLCATPRPTAIVAANDYCAIGVMRALHEAGIAMPEEMAVAGFDGIGSTQYTLPPLTSVHVPMREIGYRAIRRLAECLENEERAEPPLRHVTPVELVVRKSTASPAEGGDG; encoded by the coding sequence ATGAGTGCCACTATCCGTGACGTTGCGCGCCGGGCGGGTGTCTCGACCGCTACCGTCTCGCGGGTGCTGAACGGCACGTGCCCCGTTCACGAAGACAAGCGGCGGCTGGTCCTCGACGCGTCGCGGGCGCTCGGGTACACGCCGAACCTCGTGGCCCGCAGCCTCCTCAGCAAGAAGACCGGCGGGCTCGGCGTGCTGCTGCCCTTCGTCGGGGCCGAGTTCTTCTCGGAGTTCCTGACGGGGCTCGACGAGGCCGCGCAGGAGACGGGGTTCTTCCTGATGATCTCGACCTCGCACCGCCATACCGACGAGTTCGACGCCGCGATGCAGGCGATGGACAAGCGCGTGGACGGCATGGTCATCATGGCGCCCGAACTCCAGCCCCGGGATGCCGCATCCATCTCCGAGACCAAGGGCCCCGTCGTCTTCGTCAATACCTACGTCGACGATCCCGCCTTCGACGTCATCAACTTCGACAACTACGGCGGGGGCTACGCCCTCACGCAGCACCTCCTCGGGCTCGGGCACCGCCGCATCGCACTCATCAAAGGGCCCGTCCACGCGCGCGATGCGGAGGAGCGGACGCGGGGGTATCGGGCGGCGATGGCCGAGGCCGGGTTTGCCGACACCAGCCGGTTGGAGTATCAGGGCGAGTACACCCGCGAAGGAGGCTACGGCGCGGCGCGGGTCCTCCTCTGCGCCACCCCACGCCCGACGGCGATCGTGGCAGCGAACGACTACTGCGCGATCGGGGTCATGCGCGCGCTCCACGAGGCCGGCATCGCCATGCCTGAGGAGATGGCCGTGGCGGGGTTCGACGGCATCGGGAGCACGCAGTACACCCTGCCGCCGCTGACGTCCGTCCACGTCCCCATGCGCGAGATCGGGTACCGCGCGATCCGCCGCCTCGCCGAGTGTCTGGAGAACGAGGAGCGGGCGGAGCCGCCGCTCCGACACGTCACGCCCGTCGAACTCGTCGTCCGCAAGTCGACGGCGTCGCCGGCCGAGGGGGGAGACGGCTAG
- a CDS encoding formimidoylglutamase: MLTPPDVPAPDTAEDDPRLGRWLAQRRSAEGARVALVGFPSDEGVRRNGGRPGAAVGPTAIRQALYRLTPDAEHGLFADLLDDTADLGDVPITGDVEADQRALGDVLAPLLAGGVVPILLGGGHETSFGHFLGYVGAEQDVEILNWDAHADVRPLKDGQAHSGSPFRQAVEHASGRCLRYAVAGLQPHAVARAHLDFIDEWGGEVIWQRNLNEVRVRSIGIGLVKPTLATFDLDAVDAAHAPGVSAPNAGGLPASLWLYAAYVMGRSPRVTSFDVVELNPSFDADGRTAKLAALTVWHILKGLGERE, from the coding sequence ATGCTTACGCCCCCTGACGTTCCCGCTCCCGACACCGCCGAGGATGATCCCCGCCTCGGCCGTTGGCTCGCGCAGCGACGCTCGGCCGAGGGCGCCCGGGTCGCGCTCGTCGGCTTCCCATCGGACGAGGGCGTGCGGCGCAATGGGGGTCGGCCCGGCGCGGCGGTCGGTCCTACCGCGATCCGGCAGGCGCTCTACCGGCTCACGCCCGACGCCGAACACGGGCTCTTCGCTGACCTCCTCGACGACACCGCCGACCTCGGCGACGTGCCCATCACCGGTGATGTCGAAGCCGATCAACGGGCGCTCGGCGACGTGCTCGCGCCGCTCCTCGCCGGTGGCGTCGTGCCGATCTTGCTCGGCGGGGGGCACGAGACGAGCTTCGGCCACTTCCTCGGCTACGTCGGCGCCGAACAGGATGTGGAGATTCTGAACTGGGACGCACACGCCGACGTGCGTCCGCTGAAGGACGGGCAGGCGCATTCGGGCTCGCCGTTTCGGCAGGCCGTCGAGCACGCTTCCGGCCGCTGCCTCCGCTACGCCGTCGCCGGGCTGCAACCGCACGCCGTCGCCCGCGCCCACCTCGACTTCATCGACGAGTGGGGCGGGGAGGTGATCTGGCAGCGCAACCTCAACGAGGTCCGCGTCCGCTCCATCGGCATCGGCCTCGTCAAGCCCACGCTCGCCACGTTCGACCTCGACGCCGTGGATGCGGCCCACGCGCCCGGCGTGAGCGCTCCCAACGCGGGCGGGTTGCCGGCCTCGCTGTGGCTCTACGCCGCCTACGTGATGGGCCGCTCGCCGCGCGTCACGTCCTTCGACGTGGTCGAACTGAACCCGTCGTTCGACGCGGACGGGCGGACGGCGAAGCTGGCAGCGCTCACCGTGTGGCACATCCTCAAAGGGCTCGGCGAGCGGGAATGA
- a CDS encoding Bor family protein: protein MSITRSAVLLAVVLVASGCYHARIETGLTPSAQVVEKSFASGWIYGLVPPSTVEAGEQCPNGVAVVETQLSFVNQLVTAITFGIYTPMHIKVTCATGGTSSLAAPAESVAVAHGASAEEISAAFMHAADLAVATEQAVTVQFE from the coding sequence ATGTCCATTACCCGCTCCGCCGTCCTCCTCGCCGTCGTGCTCGTCGCGTCCGGCTGCTACCACGCCCGCATTGAAACGGGCCTCACGCCCTCTGCCCAAGTGGTCGAGAAATCCTTCGCCTCGGGCTGGATCTACGGCCTCGTCCCGCCCAGCACTGTCGAAGCAGGCGAGCAGTGCCCCAACGGCGTCGCGGTCGTCGAGACGCAGCTGAGCTTCGTGAACCAGCTTGTCACCGCGATCACGTTCGGGATCTACACGCCGATGCACATCAAAGTGACGTGTGCCACGGGTGGTACGTCCTCGCTCGCCGCCCCGGCCGAGTCTGTCGCCGTCGCCCACGGGGCGAGCGCCGAGGAGATTTCGGCGGCGTTCATGCACGCCGCCGACCTCGCGGTCGCGACCGAGCAAGCAGTGACCGTGCAGTTCGAGTAG
- the hutI gene encoding imidazolonepropionase, whose product MPVLTDITTLATCRADGGQAEIHTVPDAALAWTGDTIRWVGPAAELPAEFADEDRQSAGGRLVVPGLVDCHTHLAFGGWRGDEFAQRIAGASYLDIARAGGGIASTMRHTRAATEDELTARASGFLAEMRTLGVTTVEAKSGYGLSEADELKTLRVYRRLAASQPTRVVPTLLGAHIVPPEFKEDRAGYVRLLTETVIPQAADGLARFCDVFVEDTAYSVEEARTIFAAAARHGLRAKLHADQLSDGGGAALAAEVGAISADHLEYISDAGITAMAESGVVAVSLPLATLYLNVHPLPARKLIDAGVAVAVATDFNPGSAPSFHLPLALMLACTLQRMTPAEALKGATVIAARAVGMEDEVGSLEPGKRADFAVIDAPDVNHWLYHFRPNACVRTVIGGETVWGA is encoded by the coding sequence CGCGTGGACCGGCGATACGATCCGGTGGGTCGGCCCGGCGGCGGAGCTTCCGGCGGAGTTCGCGGATGAAGACCGGCAGAGCGCGGGCGGGCGCCTCGTCGTCCCTGGCCTCGTCGACTGCCACACCCACCTCGCCTTCGGCGGCTGGCGCGGGGACGAGTTCGCGCAGCGGATCGCGGGCGCGAGCTACCTCGACATCGCCCGGGCCGGTGGCGGCATCGCGAGCACGATGCGCCACACGCGGGCCGCCACCGAGGACGAGCTAACAGCACGGGCCTCCGGCTTCCTCGCCGAGATGCGCACGCTCGGCGTGACGACGGTCGAGGCGAAGAGCGGCTACGGGCTGAGCGAGGCCGATGAGCTGAAGACGCTCCGCGTCTACCGCCGCCTCGCCGCGTCGCAGCCGACCCGCGTCGTCCCGACGCTCCTCGGCGCGCACATCGTCCCGCCGGAGTTCAAAGAGGACCGCGCCGGCTACGTCCGCTTGCTCACCGAGACGGTCATCCCGCAGGCCGCCGACGGCCTCGCTCGCTTCTGCGACGTGTTCGTCGAGGACACGGCGTACTCGGTAGAAGAAGCGCGGACGATCTTTGCCGCCGCCGCCCGTCACGGGCTCCGCGCCAAGCTCCACGCCGATCAACTCAGCGATGGGGGAGGAGCCGCCCTCGCGGCCGAAGTCGGCGCCATCTCGGCTGATCACCTCGAATACATCTCCGACGCGGGGATAACGGCGATGGCGGAGTCGGGCGTCGTCGCCGTGTCGCTCCCGCTCGCTACGCTCTATTTGAATGTTCATCCGCTTCCCGCGCGGAAGCTGATCGACGCGGGCGTCGCCGTCGCCGTGGCGACGGACTTCAACCCCGGCAGCGCGCCGAGCTTCCACCTCCCGCTCGCCCTGATGCTCGCCTGTACGCTCCAGCGGATGACGCCGGCCGAGGCGCTGAAGGGGGCGACGGTGATCGCCGCCCGCGCAGTGGGGATGGAGGACGAGGTCGGCTCGCTCGAACCAGGCAAGCGCGCTGACTTCGCCGTCATCGACGCGCCCGACGTAAACCACTGGCTCTACCACTTCCGCCCGAACGCCTGCGTCCGCACCGTCATCGGCGGCGAAACGGTCTGGGGTGCCTGA